The Nitrososphaerales archaeon genome includes a window with the following:
- a CDS encoding ATP synthase subunit C, whose protein sequence is MTNSIRLPIMYIALLAIFPIVLTNLAYAGSAEPLAEASKFMSMAISVGLASVGAGYALGKTGAASIASITEKAELFGRTIIYVGMAEGIAIYGLLISFLVWIS, encoded by the coding sequence ATGACAAATTCGATTAGATTGCCAATCATGTATATAGCCTTACTAGCAATCTTCCCGATAGTGTTGACAAATCTGGCCTACGCAGGATCGGCAGAACCGTTGGCTGAAGCTTCGAAATTCATGAGTATGGCGATATCTGTCGGCCTTGCATCGGTGGGTGCTGGATACGCCCTTGGAAAGACCGGAGCGGCTTCGATCGCTAGCATAACGGAGAAGGCAGAGCTCTTTGGGCGCACGATCATATACGTAGGTATGGCCGAAGGTATCGCCATCTATGGCCTGTTGATATCTTTCCTCGTCTGGATCAGTTGA